From a region of the Odoribacter splanchnicus DSM 20712 genome:
- a CDS encoding Crp/Fnr family transcriptional regulator, which yields MEDKIKVAGEIAAHTYPLSEKSLCRLAAILEPRKLLKNELFLKEGDVARSMGVVEQGMVRQFYRKKNLEITEHFTYEGHLFVCLESFIRQIPGQFYVEALEPTLIYEIPYGPFHELMQQDPEILRVYCTILESSLIISQHKADARNRHSAFERYRRLEFEHPQIVRRAPQIHVASFLGMSPETLSRIRAGKIA from the coding sequence ATGGAGGATAAAATTAAAGTTGCCGGTGAAATAGCAGCTCATACTTATCCTTTGAGTGAAAAAAGCCTTTGCCGTTTGGCTGCTATCTTAGAACCACGGAAATTATTGAAGAATGAATTATTTCTGAAAGAAGGCGATGTCGCACGTTCGATGGGAGTCGTCGAACAAGGGATGGTGAGGCAGTTTTACCGGAAAAAAAATCTGGAGATTACGGAGCATTTTACATACGAAGGCCATCTTTTCGTATGTCTGGAAAGTTTTATTCGTCAGATCCCGGGACAATTTTATGTTGAGGCACTCGAGCCTACTCTGATCTATGAAATACCTTACGGGCCTTTTCATGAACTCATGCAACAGGATCCCGAAATTTTGCGGGTATATTGTACCATCCTCGAAAGTTCGTTAATCATTTCCCAACATAAAGCGGATGCCCGCAACCGGCATTCTGCTTTCGAACGTTATCGGCGTCTGGAGTTCGAACACCCTCAGATCGTCCGGAGGGCTCCTCAGATTCATGTGGCTTCTTTTTTGGGGATGAGTCCTGAAACCTTAAGCCGGATACGGGCTGGTAAGATTGCTTGA
- a CDS encoding nucleoside deaminase, which produces MTTHEYYMHKALQEARQAAEEGEIPVGAVVVCKGKIIARAHNETEKLNDVTAHAEMLAITMATSYLGGKYLNECTLYVTMEPCTMCAGALSWAQLGELVTGAPDPHRGYSRLTPPVLHPKTRITSGILTGECSEIVKQFFKAKRS; this is translated from the coding sequence ATGACGACACATGAATATTATATGCATAAAGCCCTGCAGGAAGCCCGACAAGCCGCAGAGGAGGGAGAAATCCCTGTAGGAGCCGTCGTCGTATGTAAAGGAAAAATTATCGCCCGGGCCCATAATGAAACCGAAAAACTGAATGACGTCACCGCTCATGCAGAAATGCTCGCCATCACGATGGCAACCTCTTATCTGGGAGGTAAATACCTGAATGAATGCACGCTGTACGTAACGATGGAACCTTGCACCATGTGTGCCGGTGCATTATCATGGGCACAACTCGGCGAATTAGTGACCGGAGCCCCCGACCCTCATCGGGGATACTCGCGTCTGACCCCTCCCGTATTGCATCCGAAAACCCGAATCACCTCAGGCATTTTAACCGGGGAATGCAGTGAAATAGTGAAACAATTTTTCAAAGCTAAAAGATCTTAA
- the gdhA gene encoding NADP-specific glutamate dehydrogenase: MRPEIKEFMEALKAKTVGEAEFHQAVEEVIETVWDTYQANPKYKANKILEKMVEPERVIMFRVPWIDDKGEVQINRGYRVQFNSAIGPYKGGLRFHPSVTLGGLKFLGFEQTFKNSLTTLPMGGGKGGSDFNPKGKSDNEVMRFCQSFMTELCKYIGADTDVPAGDIGVGAREIGYLFGQYKRIRNEFVGVLTGKPREFGGSRVRPEATGYGTVYFAQHMLKEKGQDIKGKTVAISGFGNVAWGAAQKLVQLGAKLVTISGPDGYIYDEKGLTQEGVDYMLELRASNNDVVEPYAAKFGAKFFAKKKPWEVKCDIAFPCAIQNELNEEDAKQLVANGCQMVVETSNMGCTAEAVKYLNSHITFAPGKAANAGGVAVSGLEMSQNSMRYSWTAEEVDQKLSQIMKDIHDTCVKFGKEGDKIDYVKGANIGGFIKVAEAMCAQGHV; the protein is encoded by the coding sequence ATGAGACCAGAAATTAAAGAATTCATGGAAGCCTTAAAGGCAAAAACAGTAGGTGAAGCAGAGTTCCACCAGGCTGTAGAAGAAGTTATTGAAACTGTATGGGATACCTATCAGGCAAACCCGAAATACAAGGCCAATAAGATCCTCGAAAAAATGGTAGAACCTGAAAGAGTAATCATGTTCCGTGTTCCATGGATCGACGACAAAGGTGAAGTACAAATCAACCGCGGCTACCGCGTTCAATTCAATAGTGCTATCGGACCGTACAAAGGAGGTTTACGTTTCCACCCGTCGGTAACTTTGGGCGGATTGAAATTCTTAGGTTTCGAGCAGACTTTCAAAAACTCTCTGACTACGCTGCCTATGGGTGGTGGTAAAGGAGGTTCGGACTTCAACCCGAAAGGAAAATCAGACAATGAAGTAATGCGTTTTTGCCAGAGCTTTATGACTGAACTTTGCAAATATATCGGCGCCGACACAGACGTTCCTGCCGGTGATATCGGTGTAGGAGCCCGTGAAATCGGTTATCTGTTCGGACAATATAAGAGAATCCGGAACGAATTCGTAGGTGTACTGACCGGTAAACCAAGAGAATTCGGTGGATCACGTGTACGTCCGGAAGCTACCGGTTACGGTACGGTATATTTCGCTCAGCACATGCTGAAAGAAAAAGGCCAGGACATCAAGGGTAAAACTGTCGCTATCTCGGGATTCGGTAACGTTGCCTGGGGTGCTGCACAGAAACTCGTTCAATTGGGAGCCAAATTGGTAACCATCTCCGGACCGGACGGATATATCTATGACGAAAAAGGTCTGACTCAGGAAGGTGTCGACTATATGCTGGAATTACGAGCAAGCAACAACGACGTTGTAGAACCGTATGCAGCTAAATTCGGAGCTAAATTCTTCGCTAAGAAAAAACCATGGGAAGTAAAATGTGATATCGCTTTCCCGTGTGCTATTCAGAACGAATTGAACGAAGAAGATGCAAAACAATTGGTTGCTAACGGTTGCCAGATGGTTGTAGAAACTTCCAATATGGGTTGTACAGCTGAAGCTGTTAAATATTTGAATTCTCATATCACTTTCGCTCCGGGTAAAGCAGCTAACGCAGGTGGTGTTGCCGTATCAGGTCTGGAAATGAGCCAGAACTCAATGAGATATAGCTGGACAGCTGAAGAAGTTGACCAGAAACTGTCTCAGATCATGAAAGATATCCACGATACTTGTGTTAAATTCGGTAAGGAGGGAGACAAGATCGACTACGTGAAAGGTGCTAACATCGGCGGCTTTATAAAAGTAGCTGAAGCAATGTGTGCTCAGGGACACGTATAG
- a CDS encoding asparaginase, with protein sequence MTKSVLIIYTGGTIGMVNDPATGALCPFDFEQIAKAVPEIREFGFSINSYTLPEIIDSSDLKPALWADLCQIILDKYDQYSGFVILHGTDTMAYSAAALSFMLNNLTKPVVFTGSQLPIGTIRTDGRENLIAALEIAAATIEGKAVVPEVCILFGAKLFRGNRTTKINAESFDAFQSFNYPPLAEIGIHIHYNYGAIDYTPRTEPIGAFTEMNTNIAILQLFPGIRPELIDAVIQTPGLRGLILETYGSGNAPTDRCFLEKIKEASQKGIIIYNVTQCQGGTVEMGRYETSRELLNYGVSSGYDITMEAAVCKMMYLLEKYRDANEIKKYLNSSIKGEITMNHIGF encoded by the coding sequence ATGACAAAATCGGTATTGATAATATATACAGGCGGAACCATCGGAATGGTCAACGATCCGGCGACAGGGGCATTGTGTCCTTTCGATTTCGAGCAGATAGCGAAAGCAGTTCCTGAGATCAGAGAATTCGGTTTTTCTATCAACAGTTATACTTTACCGGAGATCATCGATTCGTCCGATTTGAAACCGGCACTTTGGGCCGACCTGTGCCAAATCATTCTGGACAAATACGATCAGTACTCCGGATTCGTCATTCTGCACGGGACAGATACGATGGCTTATTCGGCCGCAGCCCTGAGCTTCATGCTGAACAACCTGACCAAACCGGTTGTTTTCACAGGTTCACAGCTTCCGATCGGCACCATACGTACCGATGGCCGGGAAAATCTGATTGCAGCCTTAGAAATTGCAGCGGCGACCATCGAAGGCAAGGCAGTTGTACCTGAAGTCTGTATTTTATTCGGAGCCAAACTCTTCCGGGGTAACCGAACCACCAAAATCAATGCAGAGAGTTTCGATGCTTTCCAATCGTTCAACTATCCGCCTTTAGCAGAAATCGGTATTCATATTCACTATAATTACGGAGCCATCGATTATACTCCCCGGACAGAGCCGATTGGTGCATTTACGGAAATGAATACCAATATCGCCATATTGCAATTATTTCCAGGCATTCGTCCGGAATTAATAGATGCCGTTATTCAAACTCCCGGTCTAAGAGGACTGATTTTGGAGACTTATGGTTCGGGGAATGCTCCGACCGACCGTTGTTTTTTAGAAAAAATTAAAGAAGCCTCCCAAAAAGGCATCATCATATACAACGTCACCCAATGCCAGGGAGGAACGGTAGAAATGGGCCGTTATGAGACCAGCAGAGAGTTATTAAACTACGGGGTTTCAAGTGGATATGACATTACGATGGAAGCTGCTGTCTGCAAAATGATGTATCTGCTGGAGAAATACCGTGACGCTAACGAAATAAAAAAATACTTAAATTCATCAATAAAAGGAGAAATAACCATGAATCATATTGGGTTTTAA
- a CDS encoding alanine racemase, with product MSTMIQVTEPTMVLNEEVCKSNIARMAAKAKAANVVFRPHFKTHQSREIGEWFRASGVDKITVSSLNMAMKFAEWGWNDITVAFPVNCLEHEKINALAAKIRLNLLLVHSEGARQLSECLKYPVGVYLGVDTGYHRDGVDAGNYEKIERIMNIVAPDVNIKFEGFLTHAGHTYNARSKEEILQIHKDNLRMLKNIKERYIDRYPQLKISLGDTPSCSLADRFGVADEIRPGNFVFYDVTQLKIGSCDWYNIALAVKCPVVDINRHRNEAVIYGGGVHFSKDRIDRPGNRPLYGMVAENHNDYWGNIISGVELVSLSQEHGVMHCTDDFLDRLHVGDVVTVLPVHSCMTADLMKIYHMNDGKTAAHI from the coding sequence ATGAGCACGATGATTCAGGTAACAGAGCCGACGATGGTCCTCAATGAGGAAGTGTGTAAAAGTAATATTGCCCGGATGGCGGCCAAAGCGAAAGCAGCCAATGTGGTATTCCGGCCACATTTTAAAACTCATCAGTCCCGGGAAATCGGTGAGTGGTTCAGAGCGAGCGGAGTGGATAAGATTACCGTTTCTTCATTGAACATGGCTATGAAATTCGCCGAATGGGGATGGAACGATATTACGGTCGCTTTTCCGGTAAATTGTCTGGAACACGAGAAAATCAACGCTTTAGCAGCTAAGATTCGTTTGAATTTGTTATTGGTCCATTCCGAAGGAGCCCGGCAATTGTCCGAATGCCTGAAATATCCGGTAGGCGTATATCTGGGAGTAGATACCGGATACCATCGGGATGGGGTAGACGCCGGTAACTATGAAAAAATCGAACGGATCATGAATATCGTTGCTCCCGATGTGAATATCAAATTCGAGGGTTTCCTTACCCATGCCGGACATACGTATAATGCCCGTTCTAAAGAAGAAATTTTGCAGATTCATAAAGACAATCTGCGCATGCTTAAAAATATCAAAGAAAGATATATTGATCGCTATCCTCAGCTCAAGATTTCTTTAGGGGATACGCCTTCCTGTTCATTGGCCGATCGTTTTGGTGTGGCCGATGAAATTCGCCCCGGAAACTTTGTTTTTTATGATGTAACACAATTGAAAATCGGTTCCTGCGACTGGTATAATATCGCTTTGGCAGTGAAATGCCCGGTGGTGGACATCAACCGGCACCGGAATGAGGCGGTGATTTATGGGGGGGGAGTACATTTTTCTAAGGATAGGATCGATCGTCCCGGTAATCGTCCGCTTTATGGGATGGTTGCTGAAAACCATAACGATTATTGGGGAAATATTATTTCGGGTGTGGAATTGGTGTCCTTGTCCCAGGAACATGGCGTAATGCATTGTACGGACGATTTTCTCGATCGGCTTCATGTCGGGGATGTTGTCACCGTATTGCCTGTGCATTCCTGTATGACGGCCGATCTGATGAAAATTTACCACATGAACGACGGGAAAACTGCCGCCCATATTTAA
- a CDS encoding phosphoglycerate kinase produces the protein MQTIDTYNFQGKKALIRVDFNVPLNDKFEITDDTRMRAAIPTIRKVLAGGGAVILMSHLGRPKGVDSKYSLKHIQKHLEELLGQPVRFADDCIGESAKKQAAELKPGEVLLLENLRYYAEEEGKPRGLADDASDEEKKAAKAAVKESQKKFVADLASLGDVWINDAFGTAHRAHASTALIAKYFPNDKLFGYVMEGELKAVDSVMKDPKRPFTAIMGGSKVSSKIDIIMNLMDKVDNLILGGGMTYTFKAALGGHVGSSICEADKLDLALDIMRIAKEKGVNLVLSDQAVIADGFSNDANTKLADPMNIPDGWEGLDIGPETRERFAKVIEESKTILWNGPVGVFEMPKFAEGTRAIAEAIVKATEKGAFSLIGGGDSVAAINQFGLADKVSYVSTGGGALLEYIEGKELPGITAIRGE, from the coding sequence ATGCAGACGATTGACACTTACAATTTTCAAGGGAAAAAAGCATTGATCCGTGTGGATTTCAATGTACCCTTAAATGATAAATTCGAGATCACCGACGACACCCGTATGCGGGCGGCTATTCCTACGATCAGGAAGGTGCTTGCCGGCGGCGGTGCTGTTATTCTGATGTCTCATCTGGGACGTCCGAAAGGGGTTGACAGTAAATATTCGCTGAAACATATTCAGAAACATTTAGAAGAATTACTGGGACAACCGGTCAGATTTGCGGATGATTGCATAGGTGAAAGTGCCAAAAAACAAGCTGCTGAATTGAAACCGGGAGAAGTATTACTGCTCGAAAATCTGCGTTATTATGCAGAAGAAGAAGGTAAACCCCGTGGTTTGGCTGACGATGCCTCCGATGAAGAAAAAAAAGCTGCAAAGGCAGCGGTCAAAGAATCTCAGAAGAAATTTGTCGCCGACCTGGCTTCTTTAGGTGATGTTTGGATCAACGATGCATTCGGTACCGCCCACCGGGCTCATGCTTCTACCGCTTTGATCGCAAAATATTTCCCCAACGATAAATTATTCGGTTATGTGATGGAAGGTGAACTGAAGGCGGTCGACAGTGTGATGAAAGATCCGAAACGTCCTTTTACCGCTATCATGGGGGGATCTAAAGTTTCTTCTAAAATCGACATCATCATGAACCTGATGGATAAGGTGGACAACCTGATCCTGGGTGGAGGGATGACCTATACCTTCAAGGCTGCTTTGGGGGGACATGTCGGAAGTTCTATTTGTGAAGCCGATAAGCTCGATCTGGCGCTCGATATCATGCGTATTGCCAAAGAAAAAGGGGTTAATCTGGTATTGTCCGATCAGGCTGTCATCGCCGATGGTTTCAGCAATGATGCGAATACCAAATTGGCTGATCCCATGAATATTCCGGATGGCTGGGAAGGATTGGATATCGGTCCGGAGACTCGCGAACGTTTTGCTAAAGTAATCGAAGAATCCAAAACGATTCTTTGGAACGGTCCGGTCGGGGTATTCGAAATGCCCAAATTCGCCGAAGGTACCAGGGCTATTGCCGAGGCTATTGTGAAAGCTACTGAAAAAGGTGCTTTCTCTCTGATCGGTGGTGGCGACTCTGTCGCTGCTATCAACCAGTTCGGACTGGCCGACAAGGTCAGCTACGTATCTACCGGTGGAGGTGCCCTTCTCGAATACATCGAAGGAAAAGAATTACCCGGAATCACTGCTATCCGCGGAGAATAA
- the dprA gene encoding DNA-processing protein DprA — protein sequence MNRNSSVKARIAISLLPKLNSCIYLPLIERCGGLEGFFLESDQTLNQLYRELNIPTDTFNRKTAIQNSEAEIEQLDKHEIQICTIEDGCYPELLRQCADAPLVFFYKGKLKSSPANKYLAIVGTRHASSRCEARVTALVEDLVNLGCRPVLVSGLAYGIDASAHRASLKFGLTTLAVLGHGLHMIYPATHKSMARQILETGGAWISEFPCTANIHPSNFLRRNRIIAGLCHATLVAESAIKGGAMATARLAMSYDREVMAFPGRPEDKYSAGCNFLIKENIAALTENATDVAHLLGYPIKKTTLQQTILPNFSDDEQGNTLIQLLSENGALHIDELCQLTQRPSSELAAILLQLELEGKIIGLAGKKYSLR from the coding sequence ATGAATCGAAATAGCTCTGTGAAAGCCCGCATTGCGATCAGTTTATTACCCAAGCTGAATAGCTGCATATACCTCCCGTTGATCGAAAGATGCGGAGGTCTGGAAGGTTTTTTTCTCGAAAGCGACCAAACGCTGAATCAGCTCTATCGGGAGTTGAATATACCCACGGACACTTTTAACCGGAAAACGGCTATACAAAATTCAGAAGCGGAGATAGAACAGTTGGACAAACACGAGATACAAATCTGCACAATCGAAGACGGGTGTTATCCGGAATTGCTCCGGCAATGTGCCGATGCTCCCCTGGTCTTTTTTTATAAAGGGAAGTTAAAGTCCTCTCCGGCAAATAAATATCTGGCCATCGTAGGGACAAGACATGCATCGTCCCGGTGTGAAGCCAGAGTGACGGCATTGGTCGAAGACCTGGTGAATCTGGGTTGTCGTCCTGTCCTGGTCAGCGGATTGGCTTATGGCATCGACGCCTCGGCCCACCGGGCTTCCCTGAAGTTCGGCTTGACGACTTTAGCCGTATTGGGACATGGATTACACATGATTTATCCGGCGACCCATAAAAGCATGGCACGTCAGATTCTGGAGACCGGCGGGGCCTGGATCAGCGAATTTCCTTGCACGGCGAATATACATCCGAGCAATTTCTTACGCCGCAACCGGATTATTGCGGGTCTCTGTCATGCAACCCTGGTAGCCGAATCGGCCATAAAGGGAGGAGCTATGGCCACAGCGCGCCTGGCCATGTCATACGACCGGGAAGTCATGGCTTTCCCTGGACGTCCGGAAGATAAATATTCGGCAGGCTGCAATTTTCTGATTAAAGAAAACATTGCCGCATTAACCGAAAATGCCACCGACGTGGCCCACCTCTTAGGTTACCCGATAAAAAAAACGACACTACAACAAACGATCTTACCGAATTTCAGCGACGACGAACAAGGGAATACACTCATTCAGCTCTTAAGTGAAAATGGAGCCCTGCATATCGATGAATTATGCCAGTTGACCCAGCGTCCAAGTAGTGAACTAGCGGCTATCCTATTGCAACTCGAACTGGAAGGGAAAATAATCGGTCTGGCAGGCAAAAAGTATTCTCTCCGGTAA
- a CDS encoding TatD family hydrolase, whose product MYIDTHSHIYEEEFREDREAVVQRAREAGVNYIVLPDIDSESRNRMLDLAARHPEMLFPLAGLHPTSVYENYKTELAQVEKALGNHTFYGIGECGIDLYWDKSYYREQIKAFEHQLGIAKETGLPVIIHSRDSLEVIFEVLKKHPYTRGILHCFPGNAAEARQAIDMGYLLGIGGVVTFKKSQMADTLREIGPANIVLETDSPYLTPVPFRGKRNESSYIPLIAQKIAELTGLETKKIEEITTQNALNLFNLQCENV is encoded by the coding sequence ATGTACATCGACACTCATTCACATATCTACGAAGAGGAATTCAGAGAAGACCGGGAAGCTGTCGTACAACGTGCCAGAGAGGCGGGAGTGAATTACATCGTTCTTCCGGACATCGATAGTGAATCGCGCAACCGGATGCTCGATCTGGCAGCCCGACACCCGGAGATGTTATTTCCTTTGGCAGGGCTACATCCCACTTCTGTGTATGAGAACTATAAAACAGAACTGGCCCAGGTAGAAAAAGCTTTGGGTAACCATACCTTTTACGGCATCGGAGAATGTGGTATAGACTTATATTGGGATAAAAGTTATTACCGGGAACAAATCAAAGCATTCGAACATCAGCTTGGAATAGCAAAAGAAACCGGTTTGCCGGTAATCATTCATTCCCGTGACTCTCTGGAGGTGATTTTCGAAGTGCTGAAAAAACATCCTTATACCCGTGGTATTCTGCATTGTTTTCCGGGTAATGCAGCAGAAGCCCGGCAAGCAATCGACATGGGGTATTTATTAGGAATCGGAGGAGTCGTTACCTTCAAAAAGAGTCAGATGGCAGATACCCTACGCGAAATCGGCCCGGCAAACATCGTGCTGGAAACCGATTCTCCTTACCTGACTCCAGTCCCTTTCCGGGGAAAAAGAAATGAAAGTAGTTATATTCCGTTAATAGCTCAAAAAATTGCAGAATTAACGGGTCTCGAGACAAAAAAAATTGAAGAAATAACGACACAAAATGCTTTGAATTTGTTTAATTTGCAGTGCGAAAACGTGTGA
- a CDS encoding MotA/TolQ/ExbB proton channel family protein, protein MRKLFALIAVLGMLTIGASKLMAQEDEAAPAAQTEQTTVSIDDEQIESTSMHAAIKQKFIEGGAGFMACVVLCLIFGLAIAIERVIYLNLSDTNTKKFIAGFEDALNNGGIEAAKEYCRNTRGPVASIFYQGLSRYDQGIDMVEKSVVSYGSVQMGLMEKGLTWIGLFIALAPMLGFLGTVIGMIEAFDQIQAAGDMSPALVAGGIKVALITTVGGLIVAMILQVFYNYCVSKVEGIVNNMEDASVSMLDILVKYEQKNK, encoded by the coding sequence ATGAGAAAATTATTTGCACTAATAGCAGTTTTAGGAATGCTTACTATTGGAGCATCAAAACTAATGGCTCAGGAAGACGAAGCAGCACCAGCAGCTCAAACCGAGCAAACAACAGTTTCTATCGATGACGAACAAATTGAAAGCACTTCAATGCATGCAGCGATCAAACAGAAATTCATCGAAGGTGGTGCCGGATTTATGGCTTGTGTTGTATTGTGTTTGATTTTCGGTTTGGCCATCGCAATTGAAAGGGTTATTTATTTAAACCTTTCCGATACGAACACCAAAAAATTCATCGCTGGTTTTGAAGACGCGCTGAACAACGGTGGTATTGAAGCAGCAAAAGAATATTGCCGCAATACCCGCGGACCTGTAGCAAGTATTTTCTATCAGGGACTTTCCCGTTACGATCAGGGAATCGACATGGTTGAGAAATCAGTTGTTTCTTACGGATCGGTACAGATGGGTTTGATGGAAAAAGGATTGACCTGGATCGGATTGTTCATCGCATTGGCTCCTATGTTGGGGTTCTTGGGAACTGTAATCGGTATGATCGAGGCCTTCGACCAGATTCAGGCAGCAGGTGATATGAGCCCGGCACTGGTAGCAGGAGGTATTAAAGTGGCATTGATTACGACCGTAGGCGGTTTGATCGTAGCTATGATCCTGCAGGTATTCTATAACTATTGTGTATCGAAAGTAGAAGGTATCGTAAACAATATGGAAGATGCTTCTGTAAGCATGTTAGACATTTTGGTTAAATACGAGCAAAAAAACAAATAA
- a CDS encoding 3-phosphoshikimate 1-carboxyvinyltransferase: MDITLDFKSKRVQGTVTLPASKSISNRVLIVNALADSELPIENLADCDDTQSMVRILCSENSYFDVGHAGTAMRFLTAYLSRIIGKWVLTGSERMKQRPIRVLVEALNRLGARIGYLENEGFPPLEIYGSRLVGGSIDIPASVSSQYISALLMIAPYMEKGLEIRLTGKVVSSSYIDMTLQIMREFGAEVGREDTVIGVKPGEYRSVPYRVESDWSAASYFYELLAIAGEGEIILTGLKEKSMQGDSRQTVVWRKLGVRTCYEGDLVRLSAAKPEIDRLDYDFVEMPDLVQSFAVACCMRRIPFLFRGVETLRIKETDRIQALIEELGKLGYLLKAEGDGALIWEGERTGGQPCPRIATYHDHRMAMAFAPAALKHPGLVIVDKEVVSKSFPRYWEALAGCFGTKSGYSDS, translated from the coding sequence ATGGATATAACTTTGGATTTCAAGTCGAAACGGGTACAAGGTACGGTTACTTTGCCTGCCTCGAAAAGTATTTCCAATCGGGTGCTCATCGTCAATGCCTTGGCCGATAGTGAACTACCGATAGAAAATCTCGCCGATTGTGACGATACGCAAAGTATGGTGCGGATACTGTGTAGTGAAAATAGCTATTTTGATGTGGGGCATGCCGGGACAGCGATGCGTTTTCTGACGGCTTATCTTTCAAGGATTATCGGGAAGTGGGTACTGACGGGATCCGAGCGGATGAAACAAAGACCCATTCGGGTGTTGGTAGAAGCTTTGAACCGATTGGGAGCACGGATCGGGTATCTTGAAAACGAAGGTTTTCCGCCATTGGAGATTTACGGTTCCCGCTTGGTGGGTGGAAGTATAGATATTCCGGCTTCTGTCAGTAGCCAGTATATCTCTGCTTTATTGATGATCGCTCCTTATATGGAAAAAGGATTGGAAATCCGGCTTACCGGCAAGGTAGTTTCGAGTTCCTATATCGATATGACTTTGCAGATCATGCGGGAGTTTGGAGCCGAAGTCGGTCGGGAGGATACTGTGATCGGAGTGAAGCCGGGAGAATACCGGTCTGTTCCTTACCGGGTAGAATCGGATTGGAGTGCTGCTTCTTATTTTTATGAATTGCTGGCTATCGCCGGAGAAGGAGAGATTATCCTGACCGGCTTGAAAGAAAAAAGCATGCAGGGAGATTCCCGTCAGACTGTTGTGTGGAGGAAATTAGGGGTTCGAACCTGCTATGAGGGAGATTTAGTGAGATTATCGGCCGCAAAGCCTGAAATCGATCGGTTGGATTATGATTTTGTGGAAATGCCCGATCTCGTCCAATCGTTTGCTGTGGCTTGTTGTATGCGGCGTATTCCATTTCTGTTCCGGGGAGTGGAGACCTTGCGGATTAAAGAAACCGATCGGATCCAGGCGCTGATAGAGGAATTGGGCAAATTGGGTTATCTGTTGAAAGCTGAAGGAGATGGAGCCTTGATTTGGGAAGGGGAACGGACCGGGGGGCAGCCATGTCCCCGGATTGCGACTTATCACGATCATCGCATGGCCATGGCATTTGCTCCTGCAGCCCTGAAACATCCGGGATTAGTTATTGTGGATAAAGAAGTCGTTTCCAAATCTTTTCCCCGTTATTGGGAAGCACTGGCCGGATGTTTTGGGACGAAATCCGGATATTCGGACTCTTAA
- the aroB gene encoding 3-dehydroquinate synthase: protein MNNIIFTRDIRADLQLKLADFGIADIFVLVDNNSRNFCQRSFEDFGIPEEHIITIPEGEHHKSLESVAEIWQVLSDQGARRNAVLVNVGGGVITDLGGFAASCFKRGIHCVNIPTTLLAQIDASVGGKTGFDFNGLKNEIGSFAIPDWVLIDNHFLATLPERQIMSGFAEMLKHALLADEEHVAEAMQVDFAGVAEEDFLKLIRKSVAVKAAIVQSDPREKGLRKALNFGHTVGHAIESVAIRRGLDIFHGDAVAYGMIAELFLSVQKLGFDEKHFEAVRKFIREKYPVYHPVAEADELYELMLHDKKNEQAGVNFTLIHKPGEFDIDNYCSRDEIFEALKQI from the coding sequence ATGAACAATATAATTTTTACCCGTGATATCCGGGCGGATTTACAATTGAAGCTGGCGGACTTCGGTATTGCAGATATTTTCGTACTGGTCGATAATAATTCCCGTAATTTTTGTCAGAGAAGTTTCGAGGATTTCGGTATTCCTGAAGAACATATTATTACAATTCCTGAAGGTGAACATCACAAATCTTTAGAGAGTGTGGCTGAGATTTGGCAGGTATTGTCCGATCAGGGGGCCCGGCGAAATGCTGTTTTGGTGAATGTGGGAGGAGGAGTGATTACCGATCTCGGTGGGTTTGCTGCTTCTTGCTTCAAACGGGGAATACATTGTGTGAATATACCGACGACACTTCTGGCTCAGATCGATGCGTCGGTGGGAGGAAAGACCGGCTTTGATTTCAATGGATTGAAAAACGAAATCGGTAGTTTCGCTATCCCCGATTGGGTACTTATCGATAATCATTTTTTAGCTACTTTGCCCGAACGGCAGATTATGTCAGGATTTGCCGAAATGCTGAAACACGCTTTATTAGCCGATGAAGAACATGTGGCTGAAGCGATGCAGGTAGATTTTGCCGGAGTGGCGGAAGAAGATTTTTTGAAGCTGATACGTAAATCCGTTGCGGTGAAAGCGGCTATTGTACAAAGTGATCCCCGGGAAAAAGGATTGCGCAAAGCATTGAATTTCGGACATACGGTGGGGCATGCTATCGAAAGTGTCGCTATCCGCCGTGGACTCGATATTTTCCATGGAGATGCTGTTGCGTACGGCATGATTGCCGAATTGTTCCTCTCCGTGCAAAAACTTGGTTTCGATGAAAAACATTTCGAGGCGGTAAGGAAGTTTATCCGCGAAAAATACCCGGTCTACCATCCTGTAGCCGAAGCGGACGAATTATATGAGCTGATGCTGCACGATAAGAAAAACGAACAGGCAGGGGTTAATTTTACACTCATACATAAACCCGGCGAATTTGACATCGATAATTATTGTAGCCGGGATGAAATTTTCGAAGCCCTTAAACAAATTTAA